DNA sequence from the Sinomonas terrae genome:
CTGACGTGCACGTCGACCGTTCGCGTGCCTCCGTAGTAGTCGTAGCCCCACACCTCCGTGAGGAGCTGCTGGCGGGTGAAGACGCGGCCCGGATGCTGGGCAAGGTACTTGAGGAGCTCGAACTCCTTGAAGGTGAGGTTGAGGGCCTCCCCATTGACGCGCGCCGTGTAGCTTGCCTCGTCGATGACGACGCCGGCCGCCCTGATCTCGGTCTCGGGCTCCTCGACGCGGGCCGAGCGGGACATCGCGAGGCGGATGCGCGCCTCGATCTCGGCCGGGCCGGCCGATTCGAGGACGATGTCGTCGACCGCCCACGCCGATGAGACGGCCGCCATCCCGCCTTCGGTGAGGATCAGGAGGAGGGGAGCGCTGAGTCCCGTGGCCTTGAGGAGCTGGGTGAGCGAGCGGGCGCCCACCAGATCCTTGCGCGCATCGAGGAAGACGACGTCGGCCGGATCCGCGTCGAGTAGGGCGGTCGGCTCCGCAGGGAGAATGTGCACCTGATGGTTCAGGAGTTCGAGGGCAGGGAGGACTTCGACCGAAGAGCCGCGGCTATTGGTCAACAGCAGGATGTGCGACATGGTTCCTCCCGAAGAGCAGGCTGCACAGCGTCGGGCAGGTCGTTCCTATTTGAACGAGTATACGTGGAGCGCTATGGAAGGATGGCGGTGTGAAGACGTGGATCGGAGGCGCGACAGCCGCGGGCATCGGCGTGGCGGGCACTTTCGCACTCGTCGTGTCGAGCCTCGGGGGGCCTTTCGCGCAGGCAGCGGTCGCCGTCGTCCTCTCTGTCGGCGCGGGGCTCGGGTGGCCGTTCTTCCTCGGCATCCCGGCCAAGCGGACCAACGGAGTCATCCTCGCGCTCTCAGGGGCGGTCTCGGGCATCGCCGCGGCGGCGGCAAGCGGTCCCGAGTACCTCTCCTGGACGCCTTCGGTCATCGCCTTCGGGATCATAGCCGTCATCGTCGTCCAGCTGATCCGCGGAACCGGGCAGTCGCACCGGCTCGAATCCACGCTCGGGGCTAGCTCCGGCGTCCTGCTCTGCGCCCTCGGCGCGGGCTGGATCGCGACCGCCCGCTTCACCGGCATGGGCTCGATGCTCCTCGTGGCAGGCATCAGCACGGCCGTGGCGCTCCTGGTCGGGGCGATCAACTGGCCGGACACCATCGTTGCGCCTCTCGCGATCGTCTTCGCGGGGCTCGCCGCGCCCCTCGCCGCGCTCGTGCTCACGGGCGTGACCGTGATTCCTGCCACAGCCGCTGGCGTCCTCATCGGCGCAGTCCTCGCGGCGGTGCGCCGCCTCAACCGCACGCGCCTGCGGCCGATGCCCCGGCCGGGCCTCGTCGCGCTTGCCCTCGGGCCGGTGCTCGCGGTCGGGTCGCTCGCCTATTTCATCGACAAGCTCCTCATCTACTGAGCCGTCATGCGAGCCGCGTGCTCTGGGGGAGGCGTTACGATGGCGCTATGTCTGTTCTTGCCTGGGAAATCCTCTTCCTCGTCCTCCTCGTGATCGCCGGCGTCTCGATGGCGTGGTTCGCCGTGTACGCGATCCTCGGGCTGTTCCGCGGCCAGCGCTGACCTTCACGGAGACCACCGTGCCCATCGAGATCCCGACCGGACTCACCCCCGAGCTCGTGCCGTTGTCGTGGCTCATCGGGGAGTGGGAAGGCCGTGGGCGTCTCGGCGCGGGCGAGGCGGGTGACGAGCACTTCGGGCAGCACGTCACGTTCGCGCAGCACGGCTTTCCGTACCTCGAGTACAAGGCCGAGAGCTGGCTCTGTGACGAGAACGGCGCAAAGCTGCGCCCCCTCTCGGTCGAGACGGGCTATTGGCAGCTGGATCGCCCGCTGCAGGATGCCGACGGCGGTCCGGGCCTCGCTCCGGCCGACATCGTGCCGGCCTACAAGTCGGCGGACGAGGTCGAGCGGCTCCGCAACGCGGACGGGGGCTTCGACATAGCCGTCACGATCCTCCACCCGGGGAGCATCGCCGAGCTGTACTACGGCCAGATCAAGGGCCCCCAGATCCACCTCAGCACCGATGCCGTCATGCGCGGAGCCCACAGCCACGACTATTCGGCCGCGACGCGCATCCTCGGGCTGGTCAACGGGGACCTGTTCTGGCGCTGGGATGTCGCCTCGGGCGGATCGCCCCTCGCGCCCCACGCCTCGGCGATCCTTCACCGCGTGGCCGCGCCCGAGACGCCGCAGCAGCCCACAGAGTGAGATTCTCTGCCTTCCACGGACTGAATTCGAACGTCTGGACGTTGACACTGTCATGAGCTTCGTTTCTCCCCTCCTCGGACGGTCTGGCGCCGTCGCGGCGTCCGGTGCTGACTCTGGCGTGGCCGCTCACTACGGCGACCCCGTGCGCGAACAGCGCGCGCTCGCTGAGGGGAGCGCCGCCGTCGACCTCTCCTTCCGGGGAGTCGTCACCGTGGCGGGACCCGACCGGCTCACGTGGCTCACGACCCTGTCCTCGCAGCAGGTCTCGGGGCTCGTCCCGGGCCAGTCGGCGGAACTCCTCCTCCTGAGCGTCCAAGGGCGTATCGAGTACGACGCGCGGATCGTGGACGACGGCGAGCGGGCTTGGCTTCTCGTGGAGGCGGCCGAGGCTGAGGGCCTCGCCGCGTGGCTCGACTCGATGCGGTTCATGTTGCGTGTCGAGGTCGCCGACGTGAGCGACGAGTGGGGCATCCTCGGTGCGACGCGCCGGCTCGAGGCGCTTGCGGGAGTCCCCGGCGCCGGCGCGGTCTGGGAAGACCCGTGGCCGCACATCGCGCCCGGCGGATACAGCTATGCGCCGGTGTCCGAGGAACAGCACCCCGGTCTGGAGCGTCCTTGGTTCGAACACCTCGTCCGGTCCGACCAGCTCGACGCCGCTGCTGCCGCGCTTGACGCTGCGGGCATCAGCCTCGCGGGTTCGATGGCGGCGGAGGCGCTCCGCATCGCCGCCTGGCGTCCGCGCATGGGCTTCGAGACGGACGACAAGGCCATTCCGCACGAGCTCGACCTCCTGCGCACTGCGGTGCACCTTTCCAAGGGATGCTACAAGGGCCAGGAGACCGTCGCGCGGGTCCACAACCTCGGGCATCCTCCGCGGCGGCTCGTCATGCTCCAGCTGGACGGATCTACCCACACGCTCCCAGCGGCCGGGAGCCC
Encoded proteins:
- a CDS encoding winged helix-turn-helix transcriptional regulator; protein product: MSHILLLTNSRGSSVEVLPALELLNHQVHILPAEPTALLDADPADVVFLDARKDLVGARSLTQLLKATGLSAPLLLILTEGGMAAVSSAWAVDDIVLESAGPAEIEARIRLAMSRSARVEEPETEIRAAGVVIDEASYTARVNGEALNLTFKEFELLKYLAQHPGRVFTRQQLLTEVWGYDYYGGTRTVDVHVRRLRAKLGPDHEGLIGTVRNVGYRLTLTRLSEDELSDA
- a CDS encoding permease yields the protein MKTWIGGATAAGIGVAGTFALVVSSLGGPFAQAAVAVVLSVGAGLGWPFFLGIPAKRTNGVILALSGAVSGIAAAAASGPEYLSWTPSVIAFGIIAVIVVQLIRGTGQSHRLESTLGASSGVLLCALGAGWIATARFTGMGSMLLVAGISTAVALLVGAINWPDTIVAPLAIVFAGLAAPLAALVLTGVTVIPATAAGVLIGAVLAAVRRLNRTRLRPMPRPGLVALALGPVLAVGSLAYFIDKLLIY
- a CDS encoding FABP family protein: MPIEIPTGLTPELVPLSWLIGEWEGRGRLGAGEAGDEHFGQHVTFAQHGFPYLEYKAESWLCDENGAKLRPLSVETGYWQLDRPLQDADGGPGLAPADIVPAYKSADEVERLRNADGGFDIAVTILHPGSIAELYYGQIKGPQIHLSTDAVMRGAHSHDYSAATRILGLVNGDLFWRWDVASGGSPLAPHASAILHRVAAPETPQQPTE
- the ygfZ gene encoding CAF17-like 4Fe-4S cluster assembly/insertion protein YgfZ, coding for MSFVSPLLGRSGAVAASGADSGVAAHYGDPVREQRALAEGSAAVDLSFRGVVTVAGPDRLTWLTTLSSQQVSGLVPGQSAELLLLSVQGRIEYDARIVDDGERAWLLVEAAEAEGLAAWLDSMRFMLRVEVADVSDEWGILGATRRLEALAGVPGAGAVWEDPWPHIAPGGYSYAPVSEEQHPGLERPWFEHLVRSDQLDAAAAALDAAGISLAGSMAAEALRIAAWRPRMGFETDDKAIPHELDLLRTAVHLSKGCYKGQETVARVHNLGHPPRRLVMLQLDGSTHTLPAAGSPVLQRADDGGEKQVGRVTSAALHYEMGPIALAVVKRSTDASATLVVRGEAEGEEYAAAQELIVAPDAGQVVHRPAGLLRGHP